In Methylomonas sp. ZR1, one DNA window encodes the following:
- the xerC gene encoding tyrosine recombinase XerC, translated as MHAEADEALLRYFRYLVSEKRVADHTSTNYQRDLKRFQSFCSGQELMFWQQVQDRDVRNYIAGRHKNGIGSKTIQRELAALRSFYRFLLKAKQVEHNPAQHVQAPKVSKRLPHVLDVDQVVGMLNATPDSILEIRDLAMFELFYSSGLRLSELVMLDLSDINLSEGFLRVRFGKGGKQRQLPVGSKALDALKVWLASRPDGEWQAVFVSLKGLRLSQRSVQLRLDRWGKKNGIAEHLHPHMLRHSFASHLLEASKDIRAVQELLGHSNISTTQIYTHLDFQHLAAVYDQAHPRSRKG; from the coding sequence ATGCATGCCGAAGCGGATGAGGCCTTGCTGCGGTATTTTCGCTATTTGGTTTCGGAAAAGCGCGTTGCAGATCATACGTCAACAAACTACCAAAGGGATTTAAAACGTTTTCAAAGTTTTTGCTCTGGGCAAGAGCTCATGTTTTGGCAGCAAGTTCAGGATCGTGATGTACGGAATTATATTGCCGGGCGTCATAAAAACGGTATCGGTAGCAAGACGATTCAGCGCGAACTCGCTGCTTTACGCAGTTTTTATCGATTTTTACTTAAAGCCAAGCAAGTGGAGCATAACCCTGCCCAGCATGTGCAAGCGCCCAAAGTTTCAAAAAGGCTGCCACATGTTTTGGATGTCGATCAGGTTGTGGGGATGTTAAATGCGACGCCGGATTCGATTTTGGAAATCCGCGATTTGGCGATGTTTGAATTGTTTTACTCATCTGGGTTGCGACTGAGCGAGTTGGTAATGCTTGATTTGTCAGACATCAATCTTAGCGAAGGCTTTTTGAGGGTGCGGTTTGGTAAAGGCGGCAAGCAAAGGCAATTGCCGGTTGGTAGTAAAGCACTTGATGCGCTTAAGGTTTGGCTGGCAAGTCGGCCTGATGGGGAGTGGCAGGCAGTGTTTGTTTCCCTGAAGGGGCTTCGATTATCTCAAAGAAGCGTGCAACTTAGATTGGATCGTTGGGGCAAAAAAAACGGAATAGCCGAGCACCTTCATCCTCATATGTTGAGGCATTCGTTCGCAAGCCATTTGCTTGAAGCCAGTAAAGATATTAGGGCTGTGCAAGAGTTGTTAGGGCATAGCAATATATCGACTACTCAGATATACACGCACCTGGATTTTCAACATTTAGCGGCTGTTTATGATCAAGCACATCCGCGCTCGCGCAAGGGTTGA
- the pilQ gene encoding type IV pilus secretin PilQ, which yields MSIKQNKNGWKVAGFGFWCSVLLSCFVHVALVHADDRAINNLEFSTLAGNQVQVQLEMDAPVVEPKIFQTDKPSRIALDFAGVKSNLAKKSFPINQGAAGTVYVVEASGRTRVIINLVEKVPYETKIEGNKFYVVLKSSGTVAAVNRAVQQAPVAKDSVISKFLPEQNIKSIDFRRGPNGEGRLLLGLSAANTVVDAKQNAGKVVLSFLNTKLPESLVKSFDVSDFATPVQKIEASPRGDSVNIVITPNNGNYDYSSYQSDNLLTVEFRPLTPAEKEAQQKEKFPYIGNKLSLNFQDIEVRSVLQILADFTELNIIAADSVAGNVTLRLNDVPWDQALELILKSKGLAKRQNGNVVMVAPVAEIMKIEQEELDSKKIFEELEPLKTENIQINYAKAGEICGVLMGVGNSSQGGQSGAGASSGGGGGCGGGSGSSVASQQAGSGQNSQGGGPASMRLLSPRGTAIVDARTNTLIVKDTAKAMEDVRRMIKLLDVPVRQVLIESRIVIADTSFAQNLGTKFGVAHKADVNSGTQYGMTASGAETSENSQILSDLGSALAASSGGALALTLARGADYLLNLEISALQDDGKGELVSNPRVMTSDMVQASIKQGVQIPYQTQSQATGPVTELVDAVLELNVTPQITPSGSVIMLLDIKKDSPGTPLATGGNATVPIDTRQLKTKVQVEDGETVVLGGIYESTVQESYNTVPWVSDLPVIGWMFKKSVKNDTKKELLVFITPKVVKESMTIK from the coding sequence ATGAGTATTAAACAAAATAAAAACGGATGGAAAGTGGCCGGCTTCGGTTTCTGGTGTTCAGTGTTGCTGAGTTGTTTTGTGCATGTTGCGCTGGTGCACGCCGACGACCGAGCGATAAACAACTTAGAGTTTTCCACCTTGGCCGGAAACCAAGTGCAAGTGCAACTGGAAATGGATGCTCCGGTAGTGGAGCCGAAAATCTTTCAGACCGATAAACCTTCCAGAATCGCATTGGACTTTGCCGGCGTAAAAAGTAATCTGGCAAAAAAAAGCTTTCCGATCAATCAAGGTGCTGCAGGCACGGTATATGTGGTTGAGGCTTCGGGGCGGACTCGGGTTATTATCAATTTGGTAGAAAAAGTGCCTTACGAAACCAAAATCGAGGGCAATAAATTTTATGTGGTGTTGAAGTCCAGCGGGACCGTTGCTGCGGTAAACCGAGCCGTACAGCAAGCGCCTGTCGCGAAGGATTCGGTGATTAGTAAATTTTTGCCGGAACAAAACATAAAAAGTATTGATTTTCGACGCGGGCCAAACGGTGAGGGACGTTTGCTACTGGGTTTATCTGCGGCAAATACTGTCGTGGACGCTAAACAAAATGCCGGTAAAGTGGTTTTAAGTTTCCTAAACACCAAGTTGCCGGAGTCTTTAGTTAAAAGTTTTGACGTATCCGATTTTGCGACACCTGTACAAAAAATCGAAGCCTCTCCCAGAGGCGATAGCGTCAACATTGTCATAACACCCAACAATGGTAATTACGATTACTCGTCCTATCAGTCCGATAATTTATTGACGGTTGAGTTTCGGCCGTTGACACCGGCGGAAAAAGAAGCGCAGCAAAAAGAAAAATTCCCGTATATCGGCAATAAGTTGTCATTGAATTTTCAAGATATTGAAGTGCGTTCGGTGTTGCAAATTCTGGCCGACTTTACCGAGCTGAATATCATTGCTGCTGATTCGGTGGCGGGCAATGTCACGCTTAGATTGAACGATGTACCTTGGGATCAGGCGTTGGAGTTGATTTTAAAATCCAAAGGTTTGGCAAAAAGACAGAACGGCAATGTGGTGATGGTGGCGCCGGTTGCTGAGATCATGAAAATCGAGCAGGAGGAGCTGGATTCGAAAAAAATATTCGAAGAGTTGGAACCGTTAAAAACCGAAAATATTCAGATCAATTACGCAAAAGCAGGGGAGATTTGCGGTGTATTAATGGGGGTGGGGAATAGCTCGCAAGGTGGTCAGTCCGGTGCAGGTGCAAGCAGTGGCGGAGGTGGTGGTTGCGGCGGTGGTAGTGGTAGTTCCGTCGCGTCGCAACAGGCCGGTTCCGGCCAGAATAGCCAAGGTGGCGGTCCAGCAAGTATGCGATTGCTATCGCCACGCGGTACGGCGATTGTCGATGCCAGAACCAATACGCTGATTGTCAAGGATACGGCAAAGGCTATGGAAGATGTACGCAGAATGATCAAACTATTGGACGTGCCTGTGCGCCAAGTGTTGATCGAATCGCGAATCGTCATAGCGGATACTTCGTTTGCGCAGAACTTGGGTACCAAATTTGGGGTGGCTCATAAAGCCGACGTAAATAGCGGAACGCAATACGGAATGACGGCCAGTGGTGCGGAAACCAGCGAAAATTCGCAAATTCTGTCGGATTTGGGATCTGCATTGGCAGCTTCCAGCGGAGGTGCTTTGGCCTTGACCTTGGCACGCGGAGCGGATTATCTTTTGAACCTAGAGATCAGTGCATTGCAAGACGATGGTAAAGGCGAGTTGGTATCCAATCCGCGGGTAATGACTAGCGACATGGTACAAGCCTCAATCAAACAAGGTGTGCAGATTCCGTATCAAACCCAAAGTCAGGCGACTGGTCCGGTGACGGAGCTGGTCGATGCGGTGTTGGAGCTGAATGTCACGCCGCAGATTACGCCAAGCGGCAGTGTTATCATGCTGCTCGACATCAAAAAAGATTCGCCGGGAACACCTTTGGCTACAGGCGGTAACGCAACGGTACCTATCGATACCCGGCAGTTGAAAACCAAAGTTCAAGTTGAAGATGGCGAGACGGTAGTGTTGGGCGGCATCTATGAGTCGACTGTTCAGGAATCTTATAATACTGTGCCTTGGGTGTCGGATTTGCCGGTGATTGGCTGGATGTTCAAGAAAAGTGTAAAAAACGATACCAAAAAAGAGTTGTTGGTGTTTATTACGCCTAAAGTGGTGAAAGAGTCGATGACGATAAAGTGA
- the grxD gene encoding Grx4 family monothiol glutaredoxin: MSAIDRIQAQLASHPVVLYMKGTPDFPQCGFSSRVVQVLQACNADYAHINIFEDPEVREALKEYSHWPTYPQLYINGELIGGCDIVIDLFNKGELNNMLASVTAKL, from the coding sequence ATGAGTGCAATAGACAGAATCCAAGCCCAATTAGCCAGCCATCCTGTGGTCTTATACATGAAAGGCACCCCGGACTTCCCTCAGTGTGGATTTTCCAGCCGGGTGGTGCAAGTCTTGCAGGCTTGCAATGCGGATTATGCCCACATCAATATCTTCGAAGACCCTGAAGTGCGTGAAGCCTTAAAAGAATACTCGCACTGGCCTACCTATCCCCAACTGTATATCAACGGCGAATTAATCGGTGGCTGCGACATCGTCATCGATCTCTTTAATAAAGGTGAGCTTAATAATATGCTGGCGAGCGTGACCGCAAAGCTATAG
- a CDS encoding type 4a pilus biogenesis protein PilO, with protein MNLSEINWDINSAGSWPTPLKIIVILMFAVLTAAAGIYFVTVPQLDELDVLEKQEESLKSAFEVKQKKAVNLQDYRDQLDQIEASLGEMLKQMPTKAEVASLLVDISQTGLASGLEFKLFQPSTEINREFYSELPIGIHVVGKYEELGLFVSGLASLPRIVTVHDVVMTPMGKEGKDGMSMTATIKTYNEGETAQAAGGPAAKKRRGQ; from the coding sequence ATGAATTTGTCTGAAATCAATTGGGACATTAATTCGGCGGGCAGCTGGCCAACGCCACTAAAAATCATCGTCATTCTTATGTTTGCGGTATTAACAGCGGCGGCTGGCATTTACTTTGTGACGGTGCCGCAGTTGGATGAATTGGATGTGCTTGAAAAACAAGAAGAGAGTTTGAAAAGTGCGTTTGAAGTTAAGCAAAAAAAGGCTGTCAATCTCCAGGATTACCGCGATCAGCTGGATCAAATCGAAGCGTCGCTAGGTGAGATGCTGAAGCAGATGCCTACCAAAGCTGAAGTTGCCAGCTTGTTGGTTGATATTTCCCAAACCGGATTGGCAAGTGGCCTAGAGTTTAAATTGTTCCAACCCAGTACCGAAATTAACAGAGAGTTTTATTCCGAATTACCAATTGGTATCCATGTCGTCGGGAAGTATGAAGAGCTGGGACTATTTGTCAGCGGTTTAGCTTCCCTACCCCGGATTGTGACGGTGCACGATGTGGTCATGACGCCGATGGGTAAAGAAGGCAAAGATGGTATGAGCATGACGGCAACGATAAAAACCTATAACGAGGGCGAAACAGCGCAAGCCGCCGGCGGACCGGCTGCTAAGAAAAGGAGAGGACAATGA
- a CDS encoding lipoprotein produces MTTNKILTLVLWALLLQACGQTGPLYMPDSPPPIYVPKQDK; encoded by the coding sequence ATGACGACAAACAAAATTTTAACTCTAGTTCTTTGGGCGCTGTTGTTGCAAGCCTGCGGTCAAACCGGGCCCTTATATATGCCGGATAGCCCGCCGCCAATTTACGTACCGAAACAAGATAAATAA
- a CDS encoding DUF484 family protein, which produces MSSEPKVLLTEALVKAYLQEHPEFFQNHLDLLEKMHIPHPSGNAISLISKQLEIFRAKHQEQENQLTALIDIARENDASFNRMHELTLAMLEANTLEDAVANLSEVLAECFFTDFVSIKIIKEQPLSPISNLFVGADDANLKHFSNELTTNQPKCGRPTLAQARFLFGDVAAEVRSCAIIPMVFTQLDGLLAIGSRDESRFHYSMGSIFLTQMSEIIGTRLISLLHQTD; this is translated from the coding sequence ATGAGCAGTGAACCAAAAGTCTTATTGACCGAAGCCCTCGTTAAGGCCTATCTGCAAGAACATCCCGAGTTTTTCCAAAATCATTTGGATTTGCTGGAGAAGATGCATATCCCACATCCCAGTGGTAATGCAATATCGCTAATATCCAAGCAACTTGAAATTTTTCGGGCGAAGCATCAGGAGCAAGAAAATCAATTGACCGCGTTGATCGATATTGCCCGGGAAAATGACGCTTCGTTCAATCGCATGCATGAGTTGACTCTGGCCATGTTGGAAGCAAATACCCTGGAGGACGCGGTAGCAAATTTAAGTGAGGTGTTGGCTGAATGTTTTTTCACTGATTTCGTATCCATTAAAATCATCAAAGAACAACCGCTCTCGCCTATCAGTAATTTATTCGTTGGGGCTGATGATGCTAACTTGAAGCATTTTTCCAATGAATTAACCACAAACCAGCCGAAATGCGGTCGGCCGACCTTAGCGCAAGCGAGGTTTTTGTTTGGCGACGTGGCCGCGGAAGTTCGCTCGTGTGCGATCATTCCTATGGTGTTTACGCAGCTTGATGGGTTGTTGGCGATCGGCAGTCGCGATGAGTCGCGCTTTCACTATAGTATGGGCAGCATATTTCTTACTCAAATGAGTGAGATTATCGGGACTCGTCTTATATCATTGCTACACCAAACGGATTGA
- the lysA gene encoding diaminopimelate decarboxylase: MDFFNYRQHELFAESIPVDKIAENYGTPCYVYSRATLERHWQAFDQGFAGHPHLICYAVKANSNIAILNVLARLGSGFDIVSLGEMQRVLAAGGSPDKIVFSGVGKREDEILAALKIGIRCFNVEVSGELDRINRLAGELGVIAPVSFRVNPDVDAKTHPYISTGLKENKFGIDIKQAIHEYRRAAQMPNIQIVGIDCHIGSQLTETVPFLDALDRVLALVDELQEEGIELHHLDLGGGLGICYRDEHPPQPSEYISALLQRLAGRSFEILLEPGRAIVGNAGILLTRVEYLKPTDNKNFAIVDAAMNDLVRPALYGAWQAIIPANAESDQVELDWDIVGPVCETGDFLGKARSLKLKQGDLLAVRSAGAYGFTMSSNYNSRPRAAEVMVDGDKTHLIRSRETLEQLWVGEQLLPE, from the coding sequence ATGGATTTTTTTAATTATCGGCAACACGAGCTGTTTGCCGAAAGCATTCCTGTTGACAAAATTGCCGAAAACTACGGTACTCCCTGCTATGTCTATTCGCGTGCGACCTTGGAGAGGCATTGGCAAGCCTTCGATCAAGGCTTTGCCGGGCACCCGCACCTTATTTGTTATGCCGTAAAAGCCAATTCAAATATTGCGATTCTCAACGTGCTGGCGCGACTTGGGTCTGGGTTCGACATCGTGTCGCTTGGCGAAATGCAGCGCGTGCTAGCTGCGGGCGGCAGTCCTGACAAAATTGTGTTTTCCGGTGTCGGTAAACGCGAGGACGAAATCTTAGCGGCGCTGAAAATAGGTATACGCTGTTTTAATGTTGAAGTCAGTGGCGAACTTGATCGGATCAACCGTTTAGCCGGTGAGCTGGGTGTTATTGCTCCCGTGTCTTTCCGGGTCAATCCGGATGTTGATGCTAAGACGCATCCCTATATTTCCACCGGCTTGAAAGAAAATAAATTCGGGATCGATATCAAGCAAGCCATTCATGAATATCGGCGCGCCGCGCAGATGCCGAATATCCAAATAGTCGGTATCGATTGCCATATTGGCTCTCAATTAACTGAAACAGTGCCGTTTTTGGATGCATTGGATAGGGTGTTGGCGTTAGTCGATGAGCTGCAAGAGGAAGGTATTGAATTGCACCATCTCGATTTAGGAGGCGGGCTGGGTATTTGTTATCGCGATGAGCACCCACCGCAACCTTCTGAATATATTTCAGCTCTGCTGCAGCGTTTGGCGGGACGGAGCTTTGAAATTCTATTGGAGCCGGGGCGCGCCATCGTCGGCAATGCGGGAATATTGTTAACCAGAGTGGAGTACCTTAAGCCAACAGACAATAAAAACTTTGCCATTGTCGATGCGGCGATGAATGATCTGGTTAGGCCGGCTTTATACGGGGCGTGGCAGGCAATCATTCCGGCGAATGCCGAAAGCGATCAGGTCGAGTTGGATTGGGACATCGTGGGGCCGGTTTGCGAGACCGGTGACTTTCTGGGCAAGGCGCGGTCGTTAAAATTGAAACAAGGCGACTTATTGGCGGTTCGTTCAGCGGGAGCCTACGGGTTTACGATGAGTTCAAACTATAACTCGAGGCCACGAGCGGCGGAGGTAATGGTGGATGGCGATAAAACGCATCTTATTCGATCCCGAGAAACTCTGGAGCAACTATGGGTTGGCGAGCAGCTTTTACCTGAGTAG
- a CDS encoding pilus assembly protein PilP has product MRCVGVKVFPTLPMLSLLLVGMVGCGGDDVSDLTKYIEEVKARPKSAIEPLPEIKVVESFIFKPDGLRDPFRSIERKDDDSNVDVSGINGIRPDIERRKEELEAYPLDSLRMVGTLRNDKGYWGLVRARDGTIHRVQVGHHMGQNYGKILRILDDKIELMEIVPDKPGTWREQQSSLALADEKGL; this is encoded by the coding sequence ATGAGGTGCGTCGGTGTGAAAGTTTTTCCGACCCTGCCGATGTTGAGTTTGCTTTTGGTTGGGATGGTCGGATGCGGTGGCGACGATGTCAGCGATTTGACCAAATATATTGAAGAGGTAAAAGCTCGTCCCAAGTCTGCTATCGAACCCTTGCCTGAAATTAAAGTGGTTGAATCGTTTATATTCAAGCCCGATGGATTGAGGGATCCGTTTAGGTCAATTGAAAGAAAAGATGACGATAGCAATGTCGACGTCTCCGGTATCAACGGTATTAGACCTGATATAGAACGCCGGAAGGAAGAGTTGGAAGCCTACCCTCTGGACAGTCTGCGCATGGTTGGAACGCTACGTAACGACAAAGGCTATTGGGGTTTGGTAAGAGCTAGAGATGGGACTATCCACCGCGTACAGGTTGGGCATCACATGGGGCAAAATTACGGCAAGATACTGCGTATTCTTGACGACAAAATAGAGCTAATGGAAATCGTACCTGATAAACCGGGCACTTGGCGCGAACAACAGTCTTCACTAGCATTGGCCGATGAAAAAGGGTTATAG
- the dapF gene encoding diaminopimelate epimerase yields MMINFTKMQGLGNDFVVIDAINQPIQLTTSQIRFLADRHFGVGCDQLLLVEKPVSDNAEFKYRIFNADGSEVAQCGNGARCFARFVRDKGLSNKDEIIVDTDARQLTLRFDAGGLITVDMGVPALEPEQIPLKVSEQSTLYKVTLADTEVAFAAVSMGNPHAVIQVDDVISAPVSSIGARLESHELFPERANIGFMQIVNRRQIKLRVYERGAAETLACGSGACAAVVAGIEQGLLEQDVQVQLPGGELIVSWLGSGHPVMMTGAATTVFEGQIKL; encoded by the coding sequence ATGATGATTAATTTCACCAAAATGCAGGGCTTGGGCAATGATTTTGTCGTGATCGACGCTATAAACCAGCCAATACAATTGACGACATCACAGATTCGATTTTTGGCGGATCGCCATTTTGGCGTGGGCTGCGATCAATTGTTATTGGTGGAAAAGCCGGTTAGCGATAACGCCGAGTTTAAATACCGGATTTTCAATGCTGACGGTAGCGAGGTTGCGCAATGTGGAAACGGTGCGCGTTGCTTCGCACGCTTTGTGCGCGACAAAGGATTAAGTAATAAAGACGAAATTATTGTTGATACAGACGCGAGACAACTGACGCTTCGATTCGATGCGGGCGGTTTGATCACCGTTGACATGGGAGTTCCCGCACTGGAGCCTGAGCAAATACCGCTAAAGGTTTCCGAACAGTCCACGTTATATAAAGTGACTTTGGCGGACACAGAAGTTGCATTCGCAGCTGTTTCTATGGGGAATCCTCATGCGGTTATCCAGGTTGATGATGTGATCAGCGCGCCCGTTTCATCTATCGGCGCTAGGTTGGAGAGTCATGAGCTGTTTCCGGAGCGAGCTAATATTGGTTTCATGCAAATTGTTAATCGTCGACAAATCAAGTTGCGAGTTTACGAGCGTGGCGCAGCCGAAACGCTGGCTTGTGGCAGCGGGGCTTGCGCTGCTGTTGTGGCCGGTATCGAGCAAGGTTTGTTGGAGCAGGATGTTCAGGTTCAACTGCCTGGCGGGGAATTAATCGTTAGCTGGCTTGGTAGTGGTCATCCTGTCATGATGACGGGGGCCGCGACTACGGTATTCGAAGGACAAATAAAGTTATGA
- a CDS encoding PilN domain-containing protein, whose product MARINLLPWREELRKKKQQDFVAGIGAGILVTALILVVVYMYIEGIKEYQTRRNTLLQNEIAILDKRIQEIKEIEDKKNRLLTKIEVIQKLQESRPEVVHLFDELAKTTPDGIYLTKFAQAGAVLTLDGKAESNARVSAYMRAIDNSPWMNTSVLTVIKGEGKKDGQMNDFTLTAKQGKKVDKPQPGAVK is encoded by the coding sequence ATGGCAAGAATTAATTTACTCCCCTGGCGAGAAGAGCTGCGTAAAAAAAAGCAGCAGGATTTTGTGGCGGGTATTGGTGCCGGTATTTTGGTGACAGCACTGATTTTGGTCGTGGTCTATATGTATATCGAAGGGATCAAAGAGTATCAGACCCGCAGAAACACGCTACTACAAAACGAAATAGCCATCTTGGATAAGCGAATTCAAGAAATCAAAGAAATTGAAGATAAGAAAAACCGGTTATTGACCAAAATTGAAGTCATCCAAAAGTTGCAGGAAAGCCGTCCCGAGGTGGTGCATTTATTCGATGAATTGGCCAAAACCACGCCGGATGGTATTTACCTGACGAAGTTTGCCCAGGCAGGAGCGGTTTTGACGCTGGATGGGAAGGCGGAATCGAATGCGCGGGTGTCCGCTTATATGCGGGCTATCGATAACTCGCCGTGGATGAATACCTCGGTACTGACTGTTATCAAGGGCGAGGGTAAGAAGGATGGGCAGATGAATGACTTCACCCTAACTGCCAAGCAAGGTAAGAAGGTCGATAAGCCTCAACCAGGAGCCGTCAAATGA
- the amoC gene encoding bacterial ammonia monooxygenase, subunit AmoC: MAATTESVKADAAEAPLLNQKNLWAGITLYLVFYSFIRWYEGVYGWSAGLDSFAPEFETYWMNMLYIEIVCEVVLFAGINGYLWKTRDRKVMSITPREELRRHFTHWIWLVCYGWAIYWGASYFTEQDGTWHQTIVRDTDFTPSHIIEFYLSYPIYIITGTASFMYAKTRLPTYHEGLHLMYMVVVVGPFMILPNVGLNEWGHTFWFMEELFVAPLHYGFVFFGWAALGILGVVNTEVMAITKLLKKDLA, translated from the coding sequence ATGGCTGCTACAACTGAATCAGTTAAGGCTGATGCTGCGGAAGCACCGCTTTTAAATCAAAAAAACCTGTGGGCAGGTATCACCCTGTACTTGGTTTTTTATTCTTTCATTCGTTGGTACGAAGGCGTCTACGGCTGGTCAGCTGGTCTTGACTCGTTTGCTCCAGAGTTTGAAACTTACTGGATGAACATGCTGTACATCGAGATCGTTTGTGAAGTTGTCCTGTTCGCAGGTATCAACGGCTATCTATGGAAAACTCGTGATCGTAAAGTAATGTCAATCACTCCACGTGAAGAACTGCGTCGTCATTTCACACACTGGATCTGGTTGGTTTGCTACGGTTGGGCTATCTACTGGGGCGCTTCTTACTTCACAGAGCAAGACGGTACTTGGCACCAAACCATCGTTCGTGATACTGACTTTACACCAAGTCACATCATCGAATTTTATCTGTCTTACCCAATCTATATCATCACTGGTACTGCTTCTTTCATGTATGCAAAAACAAGATTGCCTACATACCATGAAGGTCTTCACCTGATGTATATGGTTGTTGTTGTCGGTCCATTCATGATTTTGCCTAATGTTGGTTTGAATGAATGGGGTCACACATTCTGGTTTATGGAAGAGTTGTTCGTTGCACCATTGCATTACGGTTTCGTATTCTTTGGTTGGGCTGCTCTGGGTATTCTGGGTGTGGTGAATACCGAAGTAATGGCAATTACCAAATTGCTGAAAAAAGATCTGGCTTAA
- a CDS encoding pilus assembly protein PilM — translation MSWLSRNPSAVLGVDISTAAVKLLELSRVGARYRVESYSVAPLPQDAIVDKNITNIEQIGAVIKAAVKQSGTRAKQASVAVAGSSVMTKIISMPASLSDRDMEEQIMVEADQYIPYSLDEVNLDFEVQGITKNNPDMVDVLLAASRRENIEDRVAALAYAGLKAVVVDVEAFAMENAFSLLADQLPEGAGNMTVAIADIGATMTSLNILHEGKTVYTREQGFGGKQLTEEIQRRYGLSYEEAGLAKKHGGLPDNYVTDVLEPFKKAMLQQIARSLQFFVSSSANRGVDALVLAGGCASIAGLDKLVERDLGIPSYIANPFINMALSNRVKPQSLSNDTPAMMIACGLALRSFD, via the coding sequence ATGAGCTGGTTGAGCAGGAATCCGTCGGCTGTGCTGGGTGTGGATATTAGTACAGCTGCGGTTAAATTGTTGGAATTGAGCCGGGTCGGTGCTCGTTACCGGGTAGAAAGTTACTCGGTGGCGCCCTTACCTCAAGATGCGATAGTCGATAAGAACATCACCAATATAGAGCAAATCGGCGCGGTAATAAAAGCGGCGGTCAAGCAATCCGGTACTCGGGCAAAGCAGGCGAGCGTTGCGGTTGCCGGTTCCTCGGTGATGACCAAAATCATTTCGATGCCCGCCTCCTTGTCCGACAGGGACATGGAGGAGCAGATCATGGTGGAAGCGGATCAATACATTCCTTATTCGCTGGACGAGGTTAATCTCGATTTCGAAGTTCAGGGTATCACCAAAAATAACCCGGATATGGTTGATGTGTTGCTGGCGGCTTCTCGACGGGAAAACATTGAAGACAGGGTGGCTGCGCTGGCCTATGCCGGCCTTAAGGCTGTCGTCGTCGATGTGGAAGCTTTCGCGATGGAAAATGCGTTTTCCTTGTTGGCCGATCAGTTGCCGGAAGGTGCCGGCAATATGACTGTCGCCATTGCCGATATTGGCGCAACCATGACCTCTCTGAACATTCTGCATGAAGGTAAAACTGTTTATACCCGGGAGCAGGGCTTTGGCGGAAAACAGCTAACTGAAGAGATTCAGCGCCGCTATGGCCTGTCGTATGAAGAAGCCGGTTTGGCCAAGAAGCACGGCGGCTTGCCGGACAATTACGTCACGGATGTGCTGGAGCCCTTCAAAAAAGCCATGTTGCAGCAAATCGCCAGATCGTTGCAATTCTTTGTTTCCTCTAGCGCCAATCGCGGCGTCGATGCCTTGGTACTTGCCGGTGGTTGCGCGTCAATCGCGGGTTTGGACAAATTGGTGGAACGCGACCTCGGCATCCCTTCTTACATTGCCAATCCATTTATCAATATGGCGCTTTCTAATCGGGTCAAACCGCAAAGTCTGAGCAACGATACGCCTGCGATGATGATAGCGTGCGGTTTAGCGCTAAGGAGTTTCGATTAA